The Thermococcus sibiricus MM 739 DNA window ATAGAAGAGCTTCCAAAATTGGTAGCAGTACAAACTGAAAATTGTTCTCCGATTGCATCAGAGATATTGGGTTTAACATCAAAAAAAGACTTCACAAAGGCCTTAGGCCTTTATGTCAAAGATCCTGTTAATAAGGAACTTGCAACAAATGCTGTGAAAGAAAGTGGAGGGACTGCAGTACTTGTCAGGGAAGAGGAGCTTGATCTTGGAGAAAAGGAGCTTGCAAAGGAGGGAGTCTTTGCTGAATATTCATCAGCAGTTGTTATTCCAGCTTTGTTGAAGTTGCATGAGGAGGGATATTTCGAGAAAGATGATAAAGTTGCATTGGTTGTAACAGGATCAGGTCTCAAAAGCTATTATGCGGAAGAAAAAGAACGTTTTTCAATAGGTGGAACAAAATTAAGTATCCTCCGCTTATTGAGAGGAAGGTCCATGTACGGTTATGAACTTTGGGAAAATCTAGAAAAGCCCATGAAATACCAAGCAGTTTATCAGCATATAAGAGAGCTTGAAAGTCTCGAGTTGATAGAAGAAGCTTATAAACGTGGTAGAAGAACATACTACAAACTCACTGAAAAGGGACAAAGATTACTTGAAAACTTTGAGGGATAATGGAAAGTATTTTAAATGAATCTTTAAAGTAAGTTTTAGGTGGTAGAAGGTGAACGCTGAAAATAAAATGTCAATCATATTTTATGGAATCGGTGCATTAGCAGGAGTGATTAGTGGCATTTTATCTACTCAGGCTCCAATGGGCTACGTTGCCGGTTTGTTAGTCTATTTAATCTCACCCAAGGTAGTTATGGCCGTTGTTAAAGACCTTCCCGAAGAACTTAAAAATGATAGGGTTCTCCTGAGAAAAGGTATATGGGGCTTCCTTTTGTTCTGGTTGTACTTCACACTGTTTAGTTATAACTTAATACTCCAACCAGAGCCAAAATTTTACTCAAATCAATCACTACTCTACAACATAACGAAGGGATGATGGATGGAAGAGCTGAAAAAACTAGCTGCAAAAGAGGCTTTGCGATATATAGATGATGACATGATCATTGGTTTAGGTACGGGATCAACTACTGCCTACTTCATTCAGATGTTAGGAAAGAAGCTGATGACTGAAGAACTTGAAGACGTTTATGGGATCCCCACTTCTCATCAATCTAGACTTTTGGCCCTTGAAAGTGGTATTCCGGTCGTAACCCTTGATGAGGTTGATGCAATAGACATTGCTGTTGATGGAGCTGATGAAGTTGATCCGCATCTTAACCTGATTAAAGGAAGAGGAGCAGCATTAACAATGGAGAAGATTATTGAGTATAGGGCCGGGACTTTCATAGTTCTTGTTGATGAGAGCAAATTAGTGGAGTATCTCGGCCAAAGAGTACCGGTGCCAATTGAAGTGATCCCCGCCGCTTGGAGGGCCATCAAAGAAGAGTTAGAAGTTTTTAACGCAACGGCTGAGCTTAGAATGGGAGTTAAAAAAGATGGCCCGGTGATTACAGATAACGGGAATTTTATTCTCGATGCGAAATTCATAAAAATTGAAGATCCTCTGGACATGGAAATTGAGCTCAACAATATTCCCGGGGTTGTGGAAAACGGGATCTTTGCAGATATTGCTGATATTATTCTGGTAGGCACAAAAGAGGGTGTCAAAAAGTTAGAGAGATAAATTCTTTAAATAAACTAAATAAAGAATTTAACTTTCTATTCTTTCTGCCAAGTTCAGCACGATTCTAAGTGTATTTTGATCCCTCTCCACTCGGATCCATAAGCGGTTAAATTCGGATAAATCTTTGACAACTTTCGGGTTTTCTGTGAATCTTCTGTAAAAATACTTCACAAATTCTCTGTGAAATGTGAGGGTATAATAATCAATGAAATTAGGCAGTTCAAGCTTCCAAGTGCTTCTATTTGCATAACCATATGGAAGATGGACTTTTTTATCAATATCGGAGATGTAGAAATCCTTGCTTAGATTTGGGTAATTTTCGAGAAATAATTCCATCAGATCGTTTGCCATTACTGCCAGATTTGCTGATGTGAAGTCATAATTTCTATTCTTGAAGTCTTCAGCAGGCATTATTCCAATTATCTTTATTGTGAGGCTTTCACCGCTTTTCTGTATTTCATACACTGTAGCATTTGAAATGAGCAGTTTTTCTTCCCTATAAAGGGCCCATTTGTTGTAATATGTGCCCAGGTCCATGGGGGGCAAATTTTGATCCAAAAGGAAGTATTCGTCATC harbors:
- the rpiA gene encoding ribose-5-phosphate isomerase RpiA, which produces MEELKKLAAKEALRYIDDDMIIGLGTGSTTAYFIQMLGKKLMTEELEDVYGIPTSHQSRLLALESGIPVVTLDEVDAIDIAVDGADEVDPHLNLIKGRGAALTMEKIIEYRAGTFIVLVDESKLVEYLGQRVPVPIEVIPAAWRAIKEELEVFNATAELRMGVKKDGPVITDNGNFILDAKFIKIEDPLDMEIELNNIPGVVENGIFADIADIILVGTKEGVKKLER